One window of Novipirellula aureliae genomic DNA carries:
- the rpoC gene encoding DNA-directed RNA polymerase subunit beta': protein MSMSETSNYDRINDYASVRISLARPQDIKSWSFGEVKKPETINYRTYRPEKDGLFCERIFGPEKDWECACGKYRGMKYKGMICDRCGVKVTHSRVRRERMGHIELAAPVVHIWFFKAMPSRLGNLLDMKTSSLEKVIYFQDYVVIDPGQTELEARQLLTEEEYRAARIQYGNDSFEADMGAEAVRKLLNQLDLVTLSEQLRVDLAETGSKQKKKDLINRLKIVESIRDSDNRPEWMVLDVVPVIPPDLRPLVLLDSGNFATSDLNDLYRRIINRNNRLRKLVDLNAPEVIIRNEKRMLQQSVDALFDNNRCKRPVLGSSNRPLKSLTDMIKGKQGRFRENLLGKRVDYSARSVIVVGPRLKLHQCGLPKKIALELYQPFIIRRLKELGHADTIKSAKKMLERKDEEVWDILEQVITNHPVLLNRAPTLHRMGIQAFEPTLVEGNAIHLHPLVCKGFNADFDGDQMAVHLPLSIEAQVEAHTLMMSTNNVFAPSNGKPIMSPSQDIVMGCYYMTMEAADRKGEGMVFSGYDEVDMATAQGIIHVHAKIKMRLPKFQRLKTKDDSGKYGELIETTPGRVRFNEMLPTGMDFYNHAMRSGDLAKVISDCYQRLGRKATINLLDDMMQTGFRESTRSGLSFATDDLVTPDSKQQFIRDAEKEVMKHKKAYDRGLMTPKERYNQVLDEWTKARESITVDMMKAMENDIREGGWYVNPVFLMSHSGARGGIEQIRQLAGMRGLMAKPTGEIIETPIKANFREGLSVLEYFSSTHGARKGLADTALKTADSGYLTRKLADVAQNVVITMDDCGTTQGITKGVVYRGEKVEVSLVDSINGRISRQSIVNPVTDEVIIAENEMITPEIARKIEAMGLEKIQVRTPMTCDAPLGVCRRCYGMDMSTGSMVEEGMAVGIIAAQSIGEPGTQLTMRTFHIGGSVSKQMEESDIKSKRNGIARFTRMRAVRNTEGRNIVLTRNGEISLVDERGREIESYPVPAGAALMVEEDDKVVEGQVLCEWNPYSIPILSEVEGKVRFEDVVEGETMREERETSGNIRMVIVDHKGDLHPQIVVEDAEGKALDVQYLPERATIMAREGTPIKPGMVLAEMPRETGGVSDITGGLPRVTEIFEARKPKDPAVISEIDGEVEILAEKKRGKRTIVVRSESGIEREHLVPHGKHFQVHSGDIVRAGQALVDGPLVPHDILRVSGEEAVQQYLLHEIQQVYQSQRVEINDKHCEIIIARMLRKVKIENPGDTNLLPGLVMDRFQFRKANQDLAKCLKISNPGDSELSEGTIIPKETLQQTNAEIEAMGGTPAKGKKPKFATASTQLLGITKAAVQSNSFISAASFQETTKVLTEAALAGKVDKLVGLKENVILGHLIPAGTGFRIFQEGEVNYRREALEALSEAPAASLEDSYPLLNAADDGTKQAEPAARAEMDPSILKAGLEEAASDEASNTGSSEALDEMFGSGGQD, encoded by the coding sequence ATGTCGATGAGCGAAACTAGCAACTACGATCGCATTAACGACTACGCATCGGTTCGCATCTCTCTCGCCCGCCCCCAGGACATTAAAAGTTGGTCTTTCGGCGAAGTGAAGAAGCCCGAAACGATCAACTACCGAACCTATCGTCCTGAAAAAGACGGCCTTTTCTGCGAACGGATCTTTGGTCCAGAAAAGGATTGGGAATGTGCTTGCGGCAAGTACCGTGGGATGAAATACAAGGGGATGATTTGCGACCGCTGTGGCGTAAAGGTCACTCACAGTCGTGTTCGCCGTGAACGAATGGGGCACATTGAATTGGCTGCTCCTGTGGTCCACATTTGGTTCTTCAAAGCGATGCCGTCGCGACTCGGGAACCTGTTGGATATGAAAACGAGTTCGCTCGAAAAGGTGATCTATTTCCAAGACTACGTGGTCATCGATCCTGGCCAAACCGAACTCGAAGCTCGTCAACTGTTGACCGAAGAAGAGTACCGTGCCGCACGTATTCAGTATGGCAACGATTCGTTCGAAGCCGACATGGGCGCCGAAGCGGTTCGCAAACTGCTCAACCAACTCGACTTGGTCACGCTGTCCGAGCAGTTGCGAGTTGACTTGGCCGAGACGGGCTCGAAGCAAAAGAAGAAGGATTTGATCAATCGTTTGAAGATTGTCGAATCGATTCGCGACAGTGATAATCGTCCTGAGTGGATGGTGTTGGATGTCGTGCCGGTGATCCCACCGGACCTGCGTCCGCTCGTGTTGCTCGATAGCGGCAACTTTGCGACAAGCGATTTGAATGATTTGTATCGCCGGATCATCAACCGTAATAATCGACTGCGCAAACTCGTCGATTTGAATGCACCGGAAGTCATCATTCGTAACGAGAAGCGAATGCTACAGCAATCGGTGGACGCGTTGTTCGACAACAACCGTTGCAAGCGTCCGGTATTGGGCTCGTCCAATCGACCGCTCAAATCATTGACCGATATGATCAAAGGAAAGCAGGGTCGTTTCCGCGAAAACTTGCTTGGCAAACGAGTCGATTATTCGGCGCGTAGCGTGATTGTGGTTGGCCCCCGACTGAAGCTGCATCAATGCGGATTGCCAAAGAAGATTGCGCTCGAATTGTACCAACCGTTCATCATTCGTCGCTTGAAAGAACTTGGGCATGCCGACACGATCAAATCGGCCAAGAAGATGCTCGAACGAAAAGACGAAGAGGTTTGGGATATTCTCGAGCAAGTGATCACGAATCACCCCGTTCTGCTCAATCGAGCACCCACACTTCACCGCATGGGGATTCAAGCGTTTGAACCGACTTTGGTCGAAGGCAACGCGATTCACTTGCACCCACTGGTTTGCAAAGGTTTCAACGCTGACTTTGACGGTGACCAAATGGCGGTCCACTTGCCGCTTTCGATCGAAGCCCAAGTCGAAGCTCATACGCTGATGATGAGTACCAATAACGTCTTTGCGCCGTCCAATGGTAAGCCGATCATGAGTCCATCACAGGACATCGTGATGGGTTGCTACTACATGACGATGGAAGCGGCGGACCGTAAGGGCGAAGGGATGGTCTTCTCGGGCTATGACGAAGTCGACATGGCAACGGCCCAAGGCATTATTCACGTTCATGCGAAGATCAAGATGCGGTTGCCCAAGTTCCAACGCTTGAAAACCAAAGACGATTCGGGCAAGTATGGCGAGCTGATCGAAACGACGCCTGGACGCGTCCGGTTCAATGAGATGTTACCGACCGGAATGGATTTCTATAATCATGCGATGCGGAGCGGTGACTTGGCTAAAGTCATTAGTGACTGCTACCAACGACTGGGGCGTAAAGCGACCATCAATTTGCTCGATGATATGATGCAAACCGGTTTTCGCGAATCGACCCGTAGCGGTTTGTCGTTCGCAACCGATGACCTTGTCACGCCTGACTCGAAACAGCAGTTCATCAGGGACGCTGAAAAAGAGGTGATGAAGCACAAGAAGGCTTACGATCGTGGATTGATGACGCCGAAAGAAAGGTACAACCAGGTTCTTGACGAATGGACCAAGGCTCGCGAATCGATTACGGTCGATATGATGAAGGCCATGGAAAACGACATTCGTGAGGGCGGATGGTATGTGAACCCGGTATTCCTGATGTCGCACTCCGGTGCTCGTGGTGGTATCGAGCAAATTCGCCAATTGGCGGGGATGCGTGGTTTGATGGCCAAGCCGACCGGTGAGATTATCGAAACGCCGATCAAGGCGAACTTCCGCGAAGGCTTGTCCGTTCTCGAATACTTCAGTTCGACCCACGGTGCTCGTAAGGGCTTGGCCGATACGGCTCTGAAAACGGCCGATAGTGGTTACTTGACTCGTAAACTTGCGGACGTCGCTCAAAACGTCGTTATCACGATGGACGATTGCGGGACCACTCAAGGGATTACCAAGGGAGTCGTTTACCGGGGTGAAAAGGTCGAAGTCAGTTTGGTCGATTCGATCAACGGACGAATCAGCCGTCAATCGATCGTCAATCCGGTAACGGACGAAGTGATCATCGCCGAAAACGAAATGATCACGCCTGAGATCGCTCGCAAGATCGAAGCGATGGGCTTGGAAAAGATCCAGGTTCGTACACCGATGACATGCGATGCACCGCTCGGTGTGTGCCGACGATGTTACGGCATGGATATGTCGACGGGATCGATGGTCGAAGAAGGCATGGCGGTCGGTATCATCGCTGCTCAAAGTATCGGTGAGCCGGGGACTCAGCTTACGATGCGTACGTTCCACATCGGTGGTAGCGTTAGTAAGCAAATGGAAGAGTCGGATATCAAGAGCAAGCGTAACGGTATTGCTCGGTTCACTCGGATGCGGGCGGTTCGTAACACCGAAGGCCGCAACATCGTGCTGACGCGAAACGGCGAAATCTCCCTCGTCGATGAACGTGGCCGTGAAATCGAAAGCTACCCGGTGCCTGCCGGTGCGGCGCTGATGGTCGAAGAGGATGACAAGGTTGTCGAAGGTCAAGTGCTGTGCGAGTGGAACCCCTACTCGATCCCGATTTTGTCCGAAGTCGAAGGAAAGGTTCGCTTCGAGGACGTTGTCGAAGGCGAAACGATGCGTGAAGAACGCGAAACCAGCGGTAACATCCGTATGGTGATCGTCGACCACAAAGGTGATTTGCACCCGCAAATCGTCGTGGAAGATGCCGAAGGCAAAGCACTTGATGTCCAGTACTTGCCGGAACGAGCGACGATCATGGCCAGAGAAGGGACCCCTATCAAACCGGGGATGGTGCTGGCCGAAATGCCACGCGAAACCGGTGGCGTCTCGGACATTACCGGCGGTTTGCCTCGAGTGACCGAAATCTTCGAAGCACGCAAGCCAAAAGATCCTGCGGTGATCTCGGAAATCGATGGCGAAGTCGAAATCCTCGCTGAGAAAAAACGAGGCAAGCGGACGATCGTCGTGCGAAGCGAATCGGGCATCGAACGCGAACACCTCGTGCCCCACGGTAAACACTTTCAAGTTCACTCCGGCGATATCGTTAGGGCAGGCCAAGCATTGGTTGACGGACCACTCGTCCCCCACGATATTTTGCGGGTTTCAGGGGAAGAAGCGGTCCAGCAGTATCTGTTGCATGAAATCCAACAGGTCTACCAATCGCAACGGGTTGAGATCAACGATAAGCACTGCGAGATCATCATCGCTCGAATGCTTCGTAAGGTCAAAATCGAAAACCCTGGTGATACAAACCTGTTGCCTGGATTGGTCATGGATCGATTCCAGTTCCGCAAGGCAAACCAGGATTTGGCCAAGTGTCTGAAAATCTCCAACCCTGGTGATAGTGAACTCTCCGAAGGAACGATCATTCCGAAGGAAACGCTGCAGCAGACCAATGCAGAAATTGAAGCGATGGGCGGAACGCCAGCGAAAGGCAAGAAACCCAAGTTTGCGACTGCCAGTACTCAGCTTCTCGGAATTACCAAGGCTGCGGTTCAGTCGAACAGTTTCATCAGTGCGGCATCGTTCCAAGAAACAACCAAGGTGTTGACCGAAGCTGCGTTGGCAGGCAAAGTCGACAAGTTGGTCGGGTTGAAGGAAAACGTGATTCTTGGGCACTTGATTCCTGCTGGTACCGGCTTCCGAATCTTCCAAGAAGGCGAAGTCAACTACCGCCGCGAAGCACTCGAAGCTTTGTCGGAAGCTCCTGCCGCATCACTCGAAGATAGCTACCCGTTACTCAACGCAGCGGACGATGGCACGAAGCAGGCCGAGCCTGCAGCACGTGCGGAAATGGACCCGTCGATTCTGAAAGCTGGACTGGAGGAAGCGGCCAGTGACGAGGCATCGAACACAGGCAGCAGCGAGGCTCTCGACGAGATGTTCGGCTCCGGCGGACAAGATTGA
- a CDS encoding triphosphoribosyl-dephospho-CoA synthase translates to MNEILPDVGCVADAVRWACVLEVTAPKAGNVYPGRSFADLTFQDFINAAEVAAHCFANPEGRFSEKVLQAVEQTRQIAGTNVNLGITLLLGPLSHVAHQHATTHEPLNDPPNDGPQNNRQMFSIIDWQKEIAVLLRSQDGEDAKRIFAAIRLAQPSGLGTAESMDVRSETMRSLDLIAAMRAAQNRDAVARQYATDFAHLLVRVVPILKNTIESVGDLLSGITAAQIELLKREPDTLIARKLGDAAARNVQSRARQLDTLSTKTWQTFDRYLRSDANRLNPGATADLIAAALFVLLIESASNP, encoded by the coding sequence TTGAACGAGATTCTTCCTGATGTTGGCTGCGTTGCCGATGCGGTTCGCTGGGCTTGCGTGTTGGAGGTCACGGCTCCGAAAGCGGGCAATGTTTATCCGGGAAGGTCCTTTGCGGATTTAACTTTCCAAGATTTTATCAATGCGGCAGAGGTCGCGGCCCATTGCTTCGCAAACCCCGAAGGTCGGTTCAGCGAAAAGGTTCTGCAGGCCGTCGAGCAAACTCGCCAGATTGCGGGCACGAACGTCAACCTCGGTATCACGCTACTGCTCGGCCCGCTTTCGCATGTCGCCCATCAACATGCCACAACGCACGAACCGCTTAACGATCCGCCTAACGATGGGCCGCAAAATAACCGGCAAATGTTTTCGATCATTGATTGGCAAAAAGAAATTGCGGTACTGTTGCGCAGCCAAGATGGTGAGGATGCCAAACGCATTTTCGCAGCCATTCGTTTGGCCCAGCCTTCCGGTTTGGGGACGGCCGAATCGATGGATGTTCGTAGCGAGACGATGCGATCGTTGGACTTGATCGCTGCAATGAGGGCGGCGCAAAACCGCGATGCAGTCGCGCGGCAATATGCTACGGATTTCGCTCACTTGCTCGTTCGTGTTGTTCCCATTTTGAAGAACACGATCGAGTCGGTTGGTGATCTGCTCTCTGGAATCACCGCAGCACAAATTGAGTTGTTGAAGCGAGAGCCTGACACCTTGATCGCTCGTAAGTTGGGGGACGCTGCAGCACGAAACGTGCAATCGCGGGCTAGACAACTTGATACGCTTTCAACAAAAACGTGGCAAACATTCGATCGCTATCTGCGAAGTGATGCGAATCGCCTAAACCCAGGTGCGACGGCCGACTTGATCGCTGCGGCACTCTTCGTTTTACTGATCGAATCCGCCAGCAATCCGTAG
- a CDS encoding sialate O-acetylesterase, giving the protein MNKIPPVLPRLLLPRLFTQIFTQSFLVFAAWVGSGGGLTTAAQETPLLHPLFSDHLVLQRGEEIPVWGWGVPGQQVLVTLQDKTAEATVEKNGRWQTKLPAFTAGGPFELTAKVKGGDQQGVQTIQDVLIGDVWICSGQSNMERPLSAAKNSDAEISAANYPNIRLFTVPRQISEVPVDSLEGRWEVCTSQFAKSFSAVGYFFGRDLHRELNVPIGLIDASWGGTVAEAWTSAEALESLEDFRPKLNALKRLRESRSENPLDQRTAMARWWRENDLGTREKWQRRVLTPSVEDPWKSIDLPKRWDQHDLAGFDGVVWFRKEFELPNASDSIQAELRLGPIDDRETTWINGKKIGQTDRFNIDRQYSIKPGVLRAGKNVIAIRVLDTGGAGGFFGQPNQMQIKFDDATSLPLKGSWSYKISVPLSKMSLRPDPPVENPNRVTVLYNGMIAPLEPYAIKGAIWYQGESNAGRAMQYRELLPTMIKDWRDRFGVGDFPFLIVQLANYMAPQQQPVEPGWAELREAQSMTAAKDERTGLAVAIDIGDANDIHPRNKQEVGRRLMLSALKIAYGRDVVASGPKFESVEYKSEKAIIKFSSIGSGLKAKEGKLKGFAIAGSDKTFVWADAVIDGDQVIVSSPAVSAPVAVRYGWANNPIATLVNEEGLPAIPFRSDVD; this is encoded by the coding sequence ATGAACAAAATCCCTCCTGTGTTGCCTCGTCTATTATTGCCTCGTCTATTTACACAGATATTTACACAAAGCTTCCTCGTGTTCGCGGCATGGGTTGGCTCAGGGGGGGGCCTAACGACCGCTGCTCAGGAGACTCCGCTACTGCACCCGCTTTTCAGCGACCATTTGGTTCTGCAGCGCGGCGAGGAAATTCCGGTATGGGGGTGGGGGGTTCCAGGTCAACAGGTTCTCGTCACCTTGCAAGACAAGACTGCCGAAGCGACTGTCGAAAAAAACGGGCGTTGGCAAACCAAGTTGCCTGCCTTCACGGCAGGCGGTCCGTTCGAATTGACCGCAAAGGTGAAGGGTGGTGACCAACAGGGGGTTCAAACGATTCAGGATGTTCTGATTGGCGACGTTTGGATTTGTTCCGGCCAATCGAATATGGAGAGGCCGCTGTCAGCCGCGAAGAATAGCGACGCAGAAATCTCGGCTGCCAACTATCCCAACATCCGCTTGTTCACTGTGCCTAGGCAGATTTCCGAAGTGCCCGTTGATTCGCTCGAAGGTCGCTGGGAGGTATGCACGTCGCAATTTGCAAAGTCATTCAGTGCGGTGGGCTACTTTTTTGGTCGGGATCTGCACCGAGAGCTCAATGTTCCGATCGGCTTGATCGATGCGTCTTGGGGCGGAACGGTTGCGGAAGCATGGACCAGTGCAGAGGCGTTAGAGTCGTTGGAGGATTTTCGTCCTAAGCTCAATGCATTGAAGAGGTTGAGAGAGTCGCGATCTGAAAACCCGTTGGATCAACGGACGGCCATGGCACGATGGTGGCGAGAAAATGATCTCGGTACGCGTGAAAAATGGCAACGAAGAGTCCTGACGCCTTCTGTAGAGGACCCGTGGAAATCGATCGATTTACCCAAGCGATGGGACCAGCACGACTTAGCTGGTTTTGATGGTGTGGTTTGGTTTCGCAAGGAATTTGAGCTGCCAAATGCGAGCGATTCGATTCAGGCGGAACTTCGGCTTGGTCCCATTGACGATCGCGAAACGACTTGGATTAACGGGAAGAAAATAGGGCAAACCGATCGTTTCAACATCGACCGTCAATACTCGATCAAGCCAGGTGTGCTTAGAGCGGGAAAGAATGTGATTGCCATTCGAGTCCTTGATACGGGCGGGGCCGGTGGTTTTTTCGGCCAACCGAACCAGATGCAGATCAAGTTCGACGATGCAACGAGTCTTCCGCTAAAGGGATCATGGAGTTACAAAATTAGCGTGCCCTTATCTAAGATGTCGCTCCGCCCCGACCCGCCGGTGGAAAATCCCAACCGGGTGACGGTTCTTTACAACGGAATGATTGCACCGCTTGAGCCCTACGCCATCAAAGGGGCGATTTGGTATCAAGGCGAATCGAACGCTGGACGCGCGATGCAGTACCGAGAATTACTACCGACGATGATTAAGGATTGGCGAGATCGTTTTGGTGTTGGTGATTTCCCCTTCCTAATCGTCCAATTGGCGAATTACATGGCACCTCAACAACAACCGGTGGAACCAGGTTGGGCCGAACTGCGTGAGGCCCAATCGATGACCGCAGCGAAAGATGAAAGGACGGGCTTGGCGGTGGCCATCGATATCGGCGATGCCAACGATATTCATCCTCGCAATAAACAAGAGGTGGGGCGGCGATTGATGTTGTCAGCCCTTAAGATCGCGTATGGCCGTGACGTTGTTGCGAGTGGGCCAAAATTCGAGTCGGTCGAGTACAAATCGGAAAAGGCAATCATTAAGTTTTCGAGCATCGGCAGTGGTTTAAAGGCCAAGGAGGGCAAGCTAAAAGGGTTCGCAATCGCTGGATCCGACAAAACGTTTGTCTGGGCCGATGCCGTCATTGATGGCGATCAAGTCATCGTGTCGTCGCCCGCTGTTTCCGCCCCAGTAGCCGTTCGCTATGGATGGGCGAACAACCCGATCGCGACACTAGTCAACGAAGAGGGCCTGCCTGCGATCCCGTTCCGTAGCGATGTTGATTAG
- a CDS encoding alpha/beta fold hydrolase, whose protein sequence is MNSIAEDLLPYASNDLAVGPHTLRYLDEGDANAASVLLCVHGNPTWSFYWRRIIERFSHSHRVIAVDHLGCGRSEKPPRGDETSKGEFRYRLADHRDNLVRLIDTLDLQNITLVAHDWGGAIGLTSVLQRRDRLARIVLLNTGAFPPPYIPWRISACRWPWVGTAAVRGLNAFAKAAVTMAMSRQKLSPQAAAGLLAPYDNWKNRVAIDAFVRDIPKRKSHPTYETLAKLEADLPSLADIPSLLVWGMKDWCFRPECLRRFETAWPAAKTVEIADAGHYVIEDAPEQTLSVIESFLS, encoded by the coding sequence ATGAACTCGATTGCTGAAGACCTCCTGCCGTACGCCTCAAACGACTTGGCTGTCGGTCCGCACACGCTTAGGTACCTCGACGAAGGGGATGCGAACGCCGCTTCGGTGCTGCTATGCGTGCACGGAAATCCAACCTGGAGTTTCTATTGGCGACGGATCATTGAGCGTTTTTCGCATTCTCACCGAGTGATCGCAGTCGACCATTTGGGCTGTGGTCGTAGCGAGAAACCGCCTCGAGGCGATGAGACGTCAAAGGGCGAATTTCGATATCGACTCGCCGATCATCGTGACAATCTCGTTCGCCTGATCGACACGCTCGATCTGCAAAACATCACCTTGGTTGCCCATGATTGGGGCGGAGCGATCGGGTTGACGTCGGTGCTGCAGAGGCGTGATCGCTTGGCTCGGATCGTCCTTCTCAATACCGGTGCGTTTCCGCCGCCCTATATCCCATGGCGGATATCGGCTTGCCGTTGGCCATGGGTTGGGACGGCTGCGGTTCGCGGGCTGAATGCTTTTGCTAAAGCGGCCGTCACAATGGCGATGTCGCGGCAAAAACTATCGCCGCAGGCTGCGGCGGGCTTGTTGGCGCCCTACGACAATTGGAAAAATCGAGTCGCGATTGACGCATTTGTTCGCGATATTCCGAAGCGTAAATCACATCCGACTTACGAAACGCTCGCCAAGCTAGAAGCCGATTTGCCATCGCTCGCCGACATCCCTTCTCTGTTGGTTTGGGGGATGAAGGATTGGTGTTTCCGTCCCGAGTGCTTGCGCCGGTTCGAAACCGCTTGGCCCGCTGCAAAAACCGTCGAAATAGCGGATGCAGGTCACTATGTGATAGAGGATGCACCGGAGCAAACACTTTCGGTCATCGAGTCCTTCTTGTCGTGA
- a CDS encoding FKBP-type peptidyl-prolyl cis-trans isomerase: protein MNRTITLLFGGFALVTSTFMTGTVMGQDATESKYKTDAEEIGYFLGVSIGQQMGAQGFQTEDIDLQALIAGAKDGIAANEPAMSDEQLKGVQEKIEALLTKRQLEMMQQNKEKGEKWLEENAKKEGVEKLAGGLQYKVLVEGDGPSPSASDTVKVHYTGKLTDGTTFDSSVARGQPAQFRVDGVIKGWTMALQKMKVGSKWMLYIPSELAYGERGSQGAIGPNEVLTFEVELLGIE from the coding sequence ATGAATCGAACGATCACTTTACTTTTCGGCGGGTTCGCTCTCGTCACCTCCACCTTTATGACGGGAACCGTAATGGGACAGGACGCTACAGAATCGAAATACAAAACCGATGCCGAAGAGATCGGCTACTTTTTGGGCGTTTCGATCGGACAACAGATGGGCGCACAAGGCTTTCAAACTGAAGATATCGACCTGCAAGCGTTGATTGCCGGGGCAAAGGACGGAATCGCCGCAAACGAGCCGGCAATGAGCGACGAACAATTGAAGGGCGTCCAAGAGAAAATCGAAGCACTGCTGACAAAACGGCAACTCGAAATGATGCAGCAGAATAAAGAAAAGGGCGAAAAATGGCTTGAGGAAAACGCCAAGAAGGAAGGCGTCGAAAAACTTGCAGGTGGCTTGCAGTACAAGGTACTTGTAGAAGGTGACGGCCCATCGCCGAGCGCTTCCGATACCGTCAAAGTTCACTACACCGGCAAACTAACCGACGGCACAACGTTTGACAGTAGCGTTGCCCGAGGCCAACCGGCTCAGTTCCGTGTCGACGGAGTTATCAAGGGCTGGACCATGGCACTTCAAAAGATGAAGGTCGGCAGCAAGTGGATGCTCTACATCCCATCGGAATTGGCCTATGGCGAACGTGGCAGCCAAGGTGCGATCGGCCCTAACGAAGTTTTAACCTTCGAAGTCGAACTGCTTGGTATCGAGTAA
- a CDS encoding 6-pyruvoyl trahydropterin synthase family protein has product MSESSYRVEVAKEQFVFSAAHFITFAGDICERLHGHNYGVRAAVEGKLDENRYVVDFIALRDAVLKETQALDHHVLLPEHHAEIKVTADDQETTAMFRERRWVFPNDDCIILPVINTTAEEIAGVIADRVVEQMGDSLGSAMTLLEIGVDENYGQWGICRKSLVANPSS; this is encoded by the coding sequence ATGTCAGAGTCCAGTTATCGAGTCGAAGTTGCGAAAGAACAATTCGTTTTTTCGGCGGCTCATTTCATTACCTTCGCCGGCGATATCTGTGAGCGACTTCACGGCCACAATTACGGTGTCCGGGCAGCGGTCGAAGGAAAACTTGATGAGAACCGCTACGTCGTCGACTTTATCGCACTACGCGATGCCGTGCTAAAGGAAACGCAGGCCCTTGATCATCATGTGCTGCTTCCCGAGCATCACGCCGAAATCAAGGTCACCGCCGATGACCAGGAGACGACGGCGATGTTTCGGGAGCGTCGCTGGGTGTTTCCAAACGATGATTGCATCATCCTACCTGTCATCAACACGACTGCCGAAGAAATTGCCGGTGTCATCGCGGACCGAGTCGTTGAGCAGATGGGTGATTCGCTCGGTAGTGCTATGACGCTGCTTGAAATCGGAGTGGATGAAAATTACGGACAATGGGGCATCTGCCGGAAATCACTCGTCGCCAACCCCTCGTCGTGA
- the rplU gene encoding 50S ribosomal protein L21, protein MYAIVVDGGRQYRVEPGMEVDIDFRDLSQGDQITFDKVLAVSGSEGLKLGSPTLEGATVTASVIGAKQDKKIYVQKFRRRKHSKRRTGHRQIHTRVKIESIA, encoded by the coding sequence ATGTACGCTATCGTTGTTGATGGTGGCCGCCAATACCGCGTTGAACCTGGCATGGAGGTCGATATCGACTTTCGCGACCTATCACAAGGCGACCAAATCACGTTTGACAAGGTTTTGGCCGTTAGTGGTAGCGAAGGGCTAAAGCTGGGATCGCCCACCTTAGAAGGCGCCACAGTGACCGCATCGGTCATTGGCGCGAAGCAGGACAAAAAGATTTACGTCCAAAAATTCCGTCGCCGCAAGCATAGCAAACGCCGCACCGGCCATCGCCAAATTCACACTCGTGTGAAAATCGAAAGCATCGCATAG
- a CDS encoding serine/threonine protein kinase, whose protein sequence is MPSSKITDYDLGGILGVGTVGTIYEGIEKETQHSVAIKKLHPGVSSDKLIRARFRREMTILERLRHPNIIAYYGGGEAEDGLLYYVMEKIEGGTIKEMIEANGHLDWQVVVDVARQICSALQCAHNHGVIHRDLKPGNLFLTKSAVVKLGDFGIARDLTNSDLTATGLTVGTHAYMSPEQITGDALISGKTDLYALGCCLFEMLSGRKTFMGENFAQLFEQHLRTRPQHIRELVPNCPTELDEIIDKLLEKNPEDRPFNARAVQGVMLQLGERYGLEAELDQALEANDVGADALTEKGRQILQQQILDRLEGRIGPSISWGRLAAVGVLVCGIVLAAILLSPK, encoded by the coding sequence GTGCCATCGTCAAAAATCACGGATTACGATCTTGGTGGGATTCTTGGCGTTGGAACGGTTGGAACGATCTACGAGGGGATTGAAAAAGAGACCCAACACAGCGTTGCGATCAAAAAGCTGCACCCTGGCGTGAGCTCGGACAAATTGATTCGGGCGCGTTTTCGCCGTGAAATGACGATCCTAGAACGCCTTCGCCACCCAAACATCATCGCCTACTACGGCGGGGGCGAAGCCGAAGACGGGCTGCTTTACTATGTCATGGAAAAGATCGAAGGCGGTACGATCAAAGAGATGATCGAAGCCAATGGTCACCTGGATTGGCAAGTCGTTGTTGATGTCGCGCGTCAAATCTGTTCAGCGCTCCAGTGCGCTCACAACCACGGCGTGATCCATCGCGATTTGAAGCCAGGAAATCTATTTCTCACCAAATCAGCGGTCGTCAAGCTAGGCGACTTCGGTATCGCCCGCGATTTGACCAACAGCGATTTGACCGCAACCGGCTTGACCGTCGGGACTCACGCCTACATGTCGCCCGAGCAAATCACTGGCGACGCGTTGATTTCGGGAAAGACCGACCTCTACGCTTTGGGTTGCTGCCTGTTTGAAATGCTTTCGGGGCGAAAAACATTTATGGGCGAGAATTTTGCTCAGCTTTTCGAGCAACACCTGCGTACTCGCCCCCAACACATTCGCGAGCTTGTGCCAAACTGCCCTACCGAACTCGATGAAATCATCGACAAACTGCTCGAGAAAAACCCCGAAGATCGACCGTTCAACGCGCGAGCTGTTCAAGGAGTCATGCTGCAACTCGGCGAGCGATATGGCCTCGAGGCAGAATTAGACCAAGCCCTTGAAGCGAACGACGTTGGCGCCGACGCGTTAACAGAAAAAGGGCGTCAAATTCTCCAGCAACAAATTCTCGATCGACTCGAAGGGCGAATTGGCCCGTCGATTAGCTGGGGTCGCCTAGCCGCTGTCGGCGTGCTCGTGTGCGGGATCGTGCTCGCCGCGATCTTGCTCTCACCGAAGTAA